In one window of Tenacibaculum mesophilum DNA:
- a CDS encoding HU family DNA-binding protein, translating into MKYYLIENKLTDETNYSARILTERTINQDELIDKMLSKRNLVSKTDIVAVLNSYYEEIIESIEEGDNINLPLLNIGYSISGVFDTEEDGFNPDTHKLHVNLNSGKLINEIKDDIPLQKVTAPITNTVITNLKDITTATTNTTLSANGLFELNGLRLKVAGDLPEVGLYFVAEDGTETKVSYLAQNSYKKIIGQVPALTAGNYRVRVKTQATSSIDIYLKDIRVSDSSFTVTVA; encoded by the coding sequence ATGAAGTACTATTTAATTGAAAACAAGTTAACCGATGAAACCAACTACTCAGCACGCATATTAACAGAGCGTACTATTAATCAAGACGAGTTGATTGATAAAATGTTGAGCAAAAGAAACCTAGTAAGTAAAACCGATATTGTGGCGGTGCTTAATTCTTACTATGAAGAAATTATCGAGTCGATAGAAGAAGGCGATAACATTAACCTACCTTTACTAAATATTGGCTACTCTATTTCTGGGGTTTTTGATACCGAGGAAGATGGTTTTAATCCTGATACCCATAAACTACATGTAAACCTTAATAGTGGAAAGTTAATCAACGAAATTAAAGACGATATTCCGCTACAAAAAGTAACTGCACCTATTACCAACACAGTTATTACTAATTTAAAAGATATTACCACGGCAACTACGAATACCACCTTATCTGCTAACGGATTGTTTGAGCTAAATGGTTTGCGTTTAAAAGTTGCGGGTGATTTACCCGAGGTTGGTTTGTATTTTGTTGCCGAAGATGGTACAGAAACCAAAGTTTCTTATTTGGCACAAAACAGCTATAAGAAAATTATTGGTCAAGTTCCAGCCCTTACTGCGGGTAACTACCGTGTTAGAGTTAAAACGCAAGCAACGAGTAGCATTGATATTTATTTAAAAGACATTCGTGTTTCTGACTCTTCTTTTACAGTTACTGTAGCTTAA
- a CDS encoding formimidoylglutamase has translation MLTIFNEKDIQEFVAPREGETKLGECVAVIDSKKELQSELKNSSASFVILGVPEDIGVRMNGGNGGAHTAFIPALKSFLNTQQNQFINGNDILVLGYLDCLDDVYSFDVSDREKGDLLVKAIDKELSKLIKIIVESGKTPIIIGGGHNNAYGNIKGLSEGKNQPVNVINLDAHTDLRRLEERHSGNGFSYALQEGFIQNYFMFGLHENYTPQYVFEMIHDSLNLEYNTFEELEVYHTTSFKGELQRAESFIENAPFGIEIDLDCVQHFPSSAMTPSGFTPQQARRFTHYFGTLQNASYLHICEGAPAVVKDKIANGQVGKYISYLVSDFIKAKSN, from the coding sequence ATGCTAACAATATTCAACGAAAAAGACATACAAGAGTTTGTTGCCCCACGTGAAGGCGAAACAAAATTAGGTGAGTGCGTTGCGGTTATCGACTCTAAAAAAGAACTACAATCAGAACTTAAAAATTCCTCTGCTTCTTTTGTTATTTTAGGAGTTCCAGAAGATATTGGTGTTCGTATGAATGGCGGAAATGGTGGTGCACACACTGCTTTTATTCCTGCTTTAAAGTCGTTTTTAAACACCCAGCAAAATCAATTTATTAATGGAAACGACATCCTAGTGTTAGGATATTTAGATTGTTTGGACGATGTATATAGTTTTGATGTTTCTGACAGAGAAAAAGGTGATTTATTAGTAAAAGCAATAGATAAAGAGCTTTCTAAGCTTATTAAAATAATTGTTGAGAGTGGTAAAACTCCTATTATCATTGGTGGTGGACACAACAATGCTTACGGAAATATTAAAGGGCTTTCTGAAGGGAAAAATCAACCTGTAAATGTGATTAACTTAGATGCGCATACCGATTTACGTCGTTTGGAAGAGCGTCATAGTGGTAACGGATTTTCGTACGCCTTACAAGAAGGCTTTATTCAAAATTACTTTATGTTCGGGTTGCATGAAAACTACACGCCTCAATATGTGTTTGAAATGATTCATGATAGTTTAAACTTAGAGTATAATACGTTTGAAGAGTTAGAAGTGTATCACACTACTTCTTTTAAAGGCGAATTACAACGTGCTGAAAGTTTTATAGAAAATGCTCCTTTCGGAATTGAAATTGATTTGGATTGTGTGCAGCATTTTCCAAGTAGTGCTATGACACCTAGCGGATTTACTCCACAACAAGCTCGTAGATTTACACATTATTTTGGAACGCTACAAAATGCTTCTTATTTACATATTTGTGAGGGAGCCCCAGCAGTTGTTAAAGATAAAATAGCTAACGGGCAAGTAGGAAAATACATTAGCTACTTAGTTTCTGATTTTATTAAGGCTAAGAGTAATTAA
- the hutI gene encoding imidazolonepropionase has protein sequence MTTLFINIKELIQIRETSTKKVAGAAMNILPTIKNAFLLVENGIITDYGSMKKAPISADKTVDCTGKMMLPTWCDSHTHIVYAGNREQEFVDRINGLSYEEIANRGGGIVNSAKKLQETSEEELYQQSAKRLEEVIALGTGAVEIKSGYGLTVDAELKMLRVIKKLRENYNVPVKATFLGAHAFPTEYKNNREGYINVIIEEMLPKVAEENLADFVDAFCETGYFSVEDTDRILTAAQQYGLTPKVHVNQFTTIGGVQVSIKHNALSVDHLEVMNTEDIEALKGTQTMPVALPSCSYFLSIPYTPARDIINAGLPLALATDYNPGSTPSGNMNFVVATACIKMKMTPEEAINAATINGAYAMNLSNEVGSITKGKKANLILTKEIPSYGFLPYSFGSNLIDAVFINGKEV, from the coding sequence ATGACAACTTTATTCATAAACATTAAAGAATTAATACAAATTAGAGAAACAAGCACTAAAAAAGTAGCTGGAGCTGCGATGAACATTTTACCTACTATAAAAAATGCTTTTTTATTGGTTGAAAATGGTATTATTACCGACTATGGTAGCATGAAAAAAGCTCCTATTTCTGCTGATAAAACGGTGGATTGTACTGGTAAAATGATGTTGCCTACTTGGTGCGATTCTCATACACACATTGTATATGCAGGCAATCGTGAACAAGAGTTTGTAGATAGAATTAATGGTTTGAGTTATGAAGAAATTGCCAATCGTGGTGGTGGTATTGTAAATTCGGCTAAGAAATTACAAGAAACTTCAGAAGAAGAGCTATACCAACAATCAGCAAAACGCTTAGAAGAAGTAATTGCTTTAGGTACTGGTGCTGTTGAAATAAAATCTGGTTATGGTTTAACCGTAGATGCTGAGTTAAAAATGCTACGTGTTATAAAAAAGCTACGAGAGAATTATAACGTTCCTGTAAAAGCTACTTTTTTAGGGGCACACGCCTTCCCTACTGAATACAAAAACAACAGAGAAGGATATATCAATGTAATTATTGAAGAAATGTTACCTAAAGTTGCTGAGGAAAATCTAGCGGATTTTGTAGATGCTTTCTGTGAAACGGGATACTTCTCAGTAGAAGATACCGACAGAATTTTAACCGCTGCGCAACAATACGGATTAACACCCAAAGTACACGTAAACCAGTTTACAACTATTGGCGGGGTTCAAGTGAGCATAAAACACAATGCCTTGTCAGTAGATCATTTAGAAGTAATGAACACAGAAGACATTGAAGCCTTGAAAGGAACGCAAACCATGCCTGTTGCCTTACCTTCTTGTTCGTACTTTTTAAGTATTCCATACACCCCTGCTCGTGATATTATAAATGCAGGGTTACCGTTAGCCTTAGCTACCGATTACAACCCAGGGTCTACACCATCAGGAAATATGAATTTTGTGGTAGCAACAGCTTGTATTAAAATGAAAATGACACCAGAAGAGGCTATTAATGCAGCAACTATTAACGGAGCGTATGCGATGAATTTATCAAACGAGGTTGGAAGTATTACCAAGGGAAAAAAGGCGAATTTAATCCTAACAAAAGAAATTCCTTCGTATGGATTTTTACCGTATTCCTTCGGAAGTAACTTAATCGACGCTGTATTTATCAACGGAAAAGAGGTTTAG
- a CDS encoding DNA topoisomerase IV subunit B: MTQETQYTEDNIRSLDWKEHIRMRPGMYIGKLGDGSSPDDGIYILVKEVLDNSIDEFVMGGGKTIEVSVQGNKVIVRDYGRGIPLGKVVDVVSKMNTGGKYDSKAFKKSVGLNGVGTKAVNALSTYFRVESNRDGKSASAEFEKGNLTNQELLDETSRRRGTKVTFIADETIFKNYKYRPEYISKLLKNYVYLNPGLTIVFNGEKFYSENGLKDLLEDNNNKEDMLYPIIHLRGSDIEVAITHSRTQYSEEYHSFVNGQNTTQGGTHLNAFREAVVKTVREFFGKNFDASDVRKSIIGAISIKVMEPVFESQTKTKLGSTEMGGDLPTVRTYINDFIKTQLDNYLHKNTEVADKLQKKILQAEKERKELSGIRKLARERAKKASLHNKKLRDCRIHFGDTKKDGYLDTTLFITEGDSASGSITKSRNVNTQAVFSLKGKPLNSYGLSKKIVYENEEFNLLQAALNIEDGLEDLRYNNIVIATDADVDGMHIRLLLITFFLQFFPEVIKEGHLYILETPLFRVRNKKETIYCYSEEEKQDAINKLRGKPEITRFKGLGEISPNEFVHFIGDDIRLDPVMLDKEMSIEQMLEFYMGKNTPDRQKFIINNLKVELDLVEEN; this comes from the coding sequence ATGACGCAAGAAACACAATATACCGAAGACAATATACGCTCGCTCGATTGGAAGGAACATATTCGTATGCGACCAGGGATGTATATTGGTAAACTGGGAGACGGATCATCTCCAGACGACGGAATTTACATTTTGGTTAAAGAGGTTTTAGATAACTCTATTGACGAATTTGTCATGGGAGGAGGTAAAACCATAGAAGTTTCTGTACAAGGGAATAAAGTAATTGTGCGAGATTACGGACGTGGTATTCCGCTAGGAAAAGTAGTGGACGTGGTTTCGAAGATGAACACAGGAGGAAAGTACGACTCCAAAGCCTTTAAAAAATCAGTTGGATTAAATGGAGTTGGTACGAAAGCAGTAAATGCGTTATCAACCTATTTTAGGGTAGAGTCTAACCGTGACGGTAAATCAGCTTCAGCAGAGTTTGAGAAAGGAAACTTAACCAATCAAGAATTATTAGATGAAACATCACGCCGTAGAGGTACTAAAGTAACCTTTATAGCTGATGAAACCATCTTTAAAAATTACAAGTACCGTCCTGAATATATTTCTAAACTATTAAAAAACTATGTGTACCTAAACCCAGGGTTAACCATTGTTTTTAACGGAGAAAAGTTTTATTCAGAAAACGGGTTAAAAGATTTATTGGAAGACAACAACAATAAAGAAGATATGTTGTATCCTATAATTCATTTACGAGGCAGTGATATTGAAGTAGCAATTACACACAGTAGAACACAATATTCAGAAGAATACCATTCGTTTGTAAACGGACAAAATACTACACAAGGAGGAACGCACTTAAACGCATTTAGAGAAGCAGTAGTAAAAACAGTTCGAGAGTTTTTTGGAAAGAATTTTGATGCTTCTGATGTACGTAAATCAATTATCGGTGCTATTTCTATTAAGGTAATGGAACCAGTTTTTGAAAGTCAAACAAAAACAAAATTAGGTTCTACAGAAATGGGAGGAGACTTGCCAACCGTTAGAACGTATATTAATGATTTTATAAAAACACAGTTAGATAATTACTTACATAAGAATACGGAAGTAGCCGACAAACTTCAAAAGAAGATATTACAGGCAGAAAAAGAACGTAAAGAACTATCAGGAATACGAAAATTAGCTCGTGAACGCGCCAAAAAAGCAAGTTTACACAACAAGAAACTACGTGATTGCCGTATTCATTTTGGAGACACTAAAAAAGATGGATATTTAGATACTACCTTGTTTATTACGGAGGGAGATTCGGCAAGTGGTTCGATTACCAAATCGCGTAATGTAAACACACAAGCGGTATTCAGTTTAAAAGGAAAACCACTAAACTCGTATGGATTGTCTAAAAAGATAGTGTACGAGAATGAGGAATTTAACCTATTACAAGCAGCCTTAAATATAGAAGACGGACTGGAAGATTTACGTTATAACAATATTGTAATTGCTACCGATGCCGATGTTGATGGTATGCACATTCGCTTGTTATTAATAACCTTTTTCTTACAATTCTTTCCAGAAGTAATTAAAGAAGGACATTTGTATATTTTAGAAACACCGTTATTTAGAGTACGAAACAAAAAAGAAACCATTTATTGTTATTCAGAAGAAGAAAAGCAAGATGCGATAAACAAACTAAGAGGAAAACCAGAAATAACTCGATTTAAGGGGTTAGGGGAGATTTCTCCTAACGAATTTGTCCATTTTATAGGAGATGATATTCGTTTAGACCCAGTAATGTTAGACAAAGAAATGTCGATAGAACAAATGTTAGAGTTCTATATGGGTAAAAATACTCCAGACAGACAAAAGTTTATTATTAACAACTTAAAGGTTGAGTTAGATTTAGTAGAAGAAAATTAA
- a CDS encoding DNA gyrase/topoisomerase IV subunit A, whose amino-acid sequence MSEENNKYEHDEELNKPVESTETITKVTGMYKEWFLDYASYVILERAVPSMEDGFKPVQRRIMHSMKDLDDGRYNKVANIVGHTMQYHPHGDASIADAMVQMGQKELLIDMQGNWGNILTGDRAAASRYIEARLSKFALDVVFNAKTTEWQASYDGRKKEPVNLPVKFPLLLAQGAEGIAVGLSTKILPHNFNELIDASVKYLKGRSFTIVPDFLTGGIADVTNYNDGKRGGKVRVRAKISALDKKTLVITEVPFGTTTSSLIDSILKANDKGKIKIKRIEDNTAANVEILVHLPANVSPDKTIDALYAFTSCENSISPLCCIIEDNKPVFIGVTEVLKKSTDFTVELLKRELEIQLHELEEQWHFASLERIFIENRIYRDIEEVETWEGVIEAIDLGLKPHTKHLKREVTEEDIVRLTEIRIKKISKFDIDKAKQFIESLEEKIAEVKHHLDNLIDFAIDYFKELKAKYGKGKERKTEIRIFDDIVATKVVMRNSKLYVNREEGFIGTSLRKDEYVTDCADIDDVIVFREDGSMVVTKVDSKTFVGKGIIHVAIFKKKDKRTVYNMIYRDGAKGPSYMKRFNVTSVTRDKEYNLANGDSKSKVLYFTANSNGEAEVVTILLRAVGSVKKLKWDIDFADLAIKGRSVRGNLVTKYSIKKVEFKEAGVSTLKPRKIWFDDTVQRLNVDGRGELLGEFKAEDKILIATQSGKIKAVSPDLAMHFENDMIVLEKWKPNKPISAIYFDGVKERYFVKRFLVETPDKEELFISEDEKSKLEIIATDYRPMAEVIFSKRSLEKIEVNFEDFIAIKGIKAQGNQLTTDKIRTVNLLESLPYEEPEEEKVEDIEVTDEEEIKEEALPLNVEDTTPKDKTFVESKEDKAKKALERALQKKKKDKDDESQTALF is encoded by the coding sequence ATGAGTGAAGAAAACAATAAGTACGAACATGACGAAGAACTAAATAAACCTGTTGAAAGTACAGAAACCATTACCAAGGTAACAGGTATGTACAAAGAATGGTTTTTAGACTATGCTTCATATGTAATTTTAGAACGTGCAGTGCCATCAATGGAAGATGGGTTTAAACCCGTGCAACGTCGTATTATGCATTCAATGAAAGACTTAGATGATGGACGCTATAATAAAGTAGCAAACATTGTAGGTCACACAATGCAGTATCACCCTCACGGAGATGCATCAATTGCCGATGCCATGGTACAAATGGGGCAAAAGGAGTTGCTAATCGATATGCAAGGTAACTGGGGTAACATTTTAACAGGAGACCGTGCAGCGGCTTCTCGTTATATTGAAGCACGTTTGTCTAAATTTGCGTTAGATGTTGTTTTCAATGCCAAAACTACTGAATGGCAAGCCTCGTATGACGGACGTAAAAAAGAACCTGTAAACTTACCTGTAAAGTTTCCGTTACTATTAGCTCAAGGAGCAGAAGGTATTGCTGTAGGATTATCAACCAAAATATTACCGCATAACTTTAACGAGTTAATAGATGCTTCTGTAAAATATTTAAAAGGTAGAAGTTTTACGATTGTACCCGACTTTTTAACTGGAGGAATAGCAGATGTTACCAATTATAACGATGGTAAACGAGGAGGAAAAGTAAGAGTACGAGCAAAAATATCGGCACTTGATAAAAAAACGTTGGTAATTACTGAAGTGCCTTTTGGTACTACCACATCATCATTAATTGATAGCATTTTAAAAGCGAACGATAAAGGTAAAATTAAGATCAAACGTATTGAAGATAATACAGCAGCCAATGTTGAAATTTTAGTGCACCTGCCAGCTAATGTATCGCCAGATAAAACAATTGATGCCTTATACGCTTTTACCAGTTGTGAAAATTCAATTTCTCCACTGTGTTGTATTATTGAGGATAATAAGCCTGTGTTTATTGGAGTAACAGAAGTTCTAAAAAAATCAACAGACTTTACAGTAGAGTTACTTAAACGTGAATTAGAAATTCAATTACATGAATTAGAAGAACAATGGCATTTTGCTTCTTTAGAACGTATTTTTATTGAGAATAGAATTTACCGTGATATTGAAGAAGTAGAAACTTGGGAAGGAGTAATTGAAGCAATTGATCTAGGGTTAAAACCGCATACTAAGCATTTAAAAAGAGAAGTAACCGAAGAAGATATTGTTCGTTTAACAGAAATAAGAATTAAGAAAATCTCTAAATTCGATATTGACAAAGCAAAACAATTTATTGAGAGTTTAGAAGAGAAAATAGCTGAGGTTAAACATCATTTAGATAATTTAATTGATTTTGCAATAGACTATTTTAAAGAGTTAAAAGCAAAATACGGAAAAGGAAAAGAGCGTAAAACAGAAATCCGCATTTTTGATGATATCGTAGCTACCAAAGTAGTTATGCGTAACTCAAAACTTTATGTAAATAGAGAAGAAGGATTTATAGGAACATCGCTACGAAAAGACGAGTACGTTACCGATTGTGCAGATATTGATGATGTTATAGTGTTTAGAGAAGATGGTTCAATGGTAGTGACGAAAGTAGATTCTAAAACCTTTGTAGGAAAAGGAATTATTCATGTTGCAATATTCAAGAAAAAAGATAAACGTACAGTTTACAACATGATATATCGTGATGGAGCGAAAGGACCTTCATATATGAAGCGTTTTAACGTTACATCAGTTACTCGTGATAAAGAGTACAACTTAGCCAACGGAGATTCAAAATCAAAAGTATTATACTTTACAGCTAACTCTAATGGAGAAGCTGAGGTAGTAACTATTTTACTTAGAGCAGTAGGAAGTGTTAAAAAATTAAAATGGGATATTGATTTTGCAGATTTAGCCATAAAAGGACGTAGTGTTAGAGGAAACTTAGTAACCAAGTACTCAATTAAAAAAGTAGAGTTTAAAGAAGCAGGAGTTTCAACTTTAAAACCTAGAAAAATTTGGTTTGACGATACAGTACAACGTTTAAATGTTGATGGGAGAGGAGAGTTGTTAGGTGAGTTTAAAGCAGAAGATAAAATATTAATAGCAACTCAATCAGGAAAAATCAAAGCAGTATCACCAGATTTAGCGATGCATTTTGAAAATGATATGATTGTATTAGAAAAATGGAAGCCTAATAAGCCAATTTCAGCAATTTATTTTGACGGGGTTAAAGAACGTTATTTTGTAAAACGATTCTTAGTTGAAACACCAGATAAAGAAGAACTTTTTATATCAGAAGATGAAAAATCGAAGTTAGAAATCATAGCTACAGATTATCGTCCTATGGCAGAGGTAATTTTCTCAAAAAGGAGCCTAGAAAAAATAGAAGTGAACTTTGAAGACTTTATAGCAATTAAAGGAATTAAAGCTCAAGGAAATCAATTAACAACAGATAAAATAAGAACAGTAAACTTATTAGAGTCATTACCTTACGAAGAACCAGAAGAGGAAAAAGTAGAGGATATTGAGGTAACTGATGAAGAAGAAATTAAAGAAGAAGCGTTACCTTTGAATGTAGAAGATACTACGCCTAAAGATAAAACGTTTGTAGAGTCTAAAGAAGATAAAGCAAAAAAAGCATTAGAAAGAGCACTTCAAAAGAAGAAAAAAGATAAAGACGACGAAAGTCAAACAGCATTATTTTAA
- a CDS encoding mechanosensitive ion channel family protein yields MDKFLPYRFNLDTFFGALGYIIVVFLVSWGISRLVRAIIWQLIKSKKEDRFGRTSIQFLRNSVSFVIGLLSVIYVIMAVPAFRSKATLIFSGAGILAAIIGFAAQAALSNLIAGAFIVIFRPFRVGDYIKLDETRVGIVEDITLRHTVINNFENKRLIIPNSVISTDSILNHTIEDSHVLSFNNFKIGLKADIDLARKIIQEEAVKLPTVIDYRTPDQVISDVHQVDVRVIDIYPDHIHMRAYVWLNEPFQEFKTKCALKEAVHKRFLLEGVHLPIPININEIIKRVN; encoded by the coding sequence ATGGATAAGTTTTTACCATATCGTTTTAACCTAGATACCTTTTTTGGAGCATTAGGGTATATTATAGTCGTATTCTTAGTGTCTTGGGGTATTTCTAGGTTGGTAAGAGCGATTATTTGGCAACTTATTAAAAGCAAGAAAGAAGATCGTTTTGGTAGAACAAGTATTCAATTTTTACGTAATTCAGTATCGTTTGTAATTGGACTTTTAAGTGTCATTTATGTAATTATGGCGGTGCCTGCTTTTAGAAGTAAAGCGACTTTAATTTTTTCTGGAGCCGGTATTTTAGCCGCTATTATAGGTTTTGCTGCACAAGCAGCACTGTCTAACTTAATAGCAGGAGCTTTCATAGTTATATTCCGCCCCTTTAGAGTGGGAGACTATATTAAACTGGATGAAACTAGAGTTGGTATTGTTGAAGACATAACGTTGAGACATACTGTAATAAATAACTTTGAGAATAAGCGGTTAATTATACCCAATTCGGTAATTAGTACAGATTCTATTTTAAATCATACCATAGAAGACTCTCATGTATTAAGTTTTAACAATTTTAAAATAGGATTAAAAGCAGATATTGATTTAGCAAGAAAAATTATACAAGAAGAAGCTGTTAAGTTACCAACTGTTATTGATTATCGTACACCAGACCAGGTGATTAGTGATGTGCATCAGGTAGATGTTCGTGTTATTGATATATATCCAGACCATATTCATATGCGTGCTTATGTATGGTTAAACGAACCGTTTCAAGAATTTAAAACTAAATGTGCTTTAAAAGAAGCTGTGCATAAACGCTTTCTATTAGAAGGTGTACATTTACCAATACCAATCAATATAAATGAGATAATTAAAAGAGTAAACTAA
- a CDS encoding DUF6787 family protein, producing the protein MEKLKHRWGIKSNWALTAIFIVFAINGSFAAWVAKPITNLLGLSPETLNPWLYYPLRILLVFPIYQTTLPLIGWLFGQFKFFWEFEKKFLSRLGLGFIFKG; encoded by the coding sequence ATGGAAAAACTTAAACATCGTTGGGGTATAAAAAGCAATTGGGCTTTAACTGCTATTTTTATAGTTTTTGCTATAAATGGATCATTTGCAGCTTGGGTTGCTAAACCTATTACAAATTTGCTAGGGTTATCTCCTGAAACCTTAAATCCTTGGTTATATTATCCTTTAAGAATTCTACTAGTTTTTCCTATTTACCAAACAACATTACCCTTAATTGGTTGGTTATTTGGACAATTTAAGTTTTTTTGGGAATTTGAAAAGAAGTTTTTAAGTAGGTTAGGACTAGGATTTATTTTTAAGGGGTAA
- a CDS encoding DUF937 domain-containing protein yields MTGILDLLNSDIGKTIISGVAGSTGQDTNKTSSVLTMALPVLMKAMQRNAATPQGAESLKNALNKHDGGILDNLGDLFNGGVNSDVLQDGGKILGHVLGNKQQGVEQVIGQKAGMDTGAVADILKTAAPILMGLLGKQSRQENVNNSSDLSGLLGGLLGGNSTQKEQSFLEQILDADGDGSIVDDVAGMILGNAGNNQQKSGGLLGGLLGGVFGKK; encoded by the coding sequence ATGACGGGAATTTTAGATTTATTAAATAGCGATATAGGAAAAACAATTATATCTGGTGTTGCCGGATCAACTGGGCAAGACACTAATAAAACTAGTAGTGTACTAACAATGGCATTACCTGTTTTAATGAAAGCAATGCAACGAAATGCTGCCACTCCTCAAGGTGCTGAAAGTTTAAAGAACGCATTAAATAAGCATGATGGTGGAATCTTAGATAATTTAGGTGATTTATTTAATGGTGGTGTAAATTCTGATGTTTTACAAGACGGTGGTAAAATTTTAGGTCATGTTTTAGGAAATAAACAGCAAGGAGTTGAACAAGTTATTGGTCAAAAAGCAGGAATGGATACTGGTGCTGTTGCTGATATTTTGAAAACTGCTGCTCCTATTTTAATGGGGTTACTTGGTAAGCAATCTCGTCAAGAAAATGTAAATAATTCAAGTGATTTAAGTGGACTTCTAGGTGGTTTACTAGGCGGTAACTCTACTCAAAAAGAACAAAGCTTCTTAGAACAGATACTTGATGCTGATGGAGATGGTAGTATTGTTGATGATGTAGCTGGAATGATTTTAGGTAACGCTGGTAATAATCAACAAAAATCAGGAGGACTTTTAGGTGGACTTTTAGGTGGTGTGTTTGGAAAAAAATAA